A window from Lactobacillus intestinalis encodes these proteins:
- a CDS encoding DUF1542 domain-containing protein: protein MNAVNTAKTNSAVQEAASEGVKKINAIVVPAQVIDNNTPSNNDQTNTDQTTLEQDKNQAIDSINNSLNNKVSEINNASHLTNEEKQNLIDQATAVADKAKEAINNASTSEEVEDAKNKGIEAIDKIVISSNSTSKQEAINTIDNALKDKIKDINNASNLSNKEKQNLIDQATAVADKAKEAINNATEATTVKNAMDQGVERINSIEVPNKVISKKDTSQNSNNVNQVEKTHTSSHANRKGVTKESNSTSLNAQNPKSDSNLIRLLKIRRYYLKLVVNKMKD from the coding sequence GTGAACGCTGTAAATACTGCTAAAACTAATAGCGCTGTTCAAGAAGCCGCAAGCGAAGGTGTAAAGAAGATCAATGCAATTGTTGTGCCAGCACAAGTAATTGACAACAATACTCCTTCCAACAATGATCAAACAAATACTGATCAAACAACACTTGAACAAGATAAAAACCAAGCTATTGATTCTATTAATAATTCACTGAATAATAAAGTGAGTGAAATTAATAATGCCTCACACTTAACTAATGAGGAAAAGCAAAACTTGATTGATCAAGCTACTGCAGTTGCAGATAAGGCTAAGGAAGCAATTAATAATGCAAGTACATCTGAAGAAGTAGAAGATGCTAAGAATAAGGGAATTGAAGCAATTGATAAGATTGTGATCTCAAGTAATTCAACTTCTAAGCAAGAAGCAATTAATACAATTGACAATGCATTGAAAGATAAGATTAAAGATATTAATAACGCTTCAAACTTGTCTAATAAAGAAAAGCAAAACTTGATTGATCAAGCTACTGCAGTTGCAGATAAAGCAAAAGAAGCAATTAATAATGCAACTGAGGCTACAACTGTTAAGAATGCTATGGATCAAGGTGTAGAGAGAATTAATAGTATTGAAGTTCCAAATAAAGTAATTAGTAAGAAAGATACAAGCCAAAATTCTAATAATGTTAACCAAGTAGAAAAGACACATACTAGTTCACATGCTAATCGCAAGGGTGTTACTAAGGAATCTAACTCTACTTCCTTAAATGCACAAAATCCAAAATCTGATAGTAATTTAATAAGATTGCTAAAAATAAGAAGGTATTACCTCAAACTGGTAGTAAACAAAATGAAGGATTAG
- a CDS encoding LPXTG cell wall anchor domain-containing protein, translating into MAKNKKVLPQTGSKQNEGLVALGLLAVGIAGLISVLGSHKKKD; encoded by the coding sequence ATTGCTAAAAATAAGAAGGTATTACCTCAAACTGGTAGTAAACAAAATGAAGGATTAGTCGCTTTAGGACTTTTAGCAGTTGGTATCGCTGGATTAATTTCTGTTTTAGGTTCTCATAAGAAGAAAGACTAG
- a CDS encoding DUF1542 domain-containing protein gives MPGLDDHKRNAIDSLDEAKTTKLTEISNATNLTAKEKNQLTQQVNTEYNKALDNINKATTNSEADKASADGVAAILNIEIPSLSEKKQDSMMLLNEVREAKKEEINSATNLSEDEKDKLTKQVDQIADNAITAITVQKMIRL, from the coding sequence GTGCCTGGATTAGATGATCACAAACGAAATGCAATTGATTCCTTAGATGAAGCTAAGACTACTAAACTTACCGAAATTAGTAATGCTACTAATTTGACTGCTAAGGAAAAGAATCAGTTAACTCAACAAGTTAATACTGAGTATAATAAGGCTCTTGATAATATTAATAAAGCTACAACTAATTCTGAAGCTGATAAGGCAAGCGCAGATGGAGTAGCAGCAATTCTTAATATTGAAATTCCAAGTCTTAGTGAAAAGAAGCAAGATAGTATGATGCTCTTAAACGAAGTTCGTGAGGCTAAAAAAGAAGAAATCAATAGTGCAACCAATCTGAGTGAAGACGAAAAAGATAAGTTGACTAAGCAAGTTGATCAAATTGCTGATAATGCTATTACTGCAATAACGGTGCAAAAGATGATCAGGCTGTGA